TACGGTATGGATGCACGTGGTCTTGACCCTTATATTGACTACTGCCGTAAACACAATATTCATTATGATGTGAATACTGCTTTTGATATGTATGTTGATAATGTAGAGAACCTGACTAAAGAAGCTAATTACATGTATGAACACTTCCGTATTGTGCCGGCTACTTTACCAGCATGGGAAGATTTCCGTGAACCGGTTGTTAAGTTTACTGTATTTACACAGCCAGAAATCCTTGACGAAGCCGAACGTGAATGGCGTAATTGGACCCCTGAGTACAACATTTTGCGGAGTGGTGAATTTTTCGTTGATTTGATGCATCCCGAATCCTCTAAGGGCAACGCATTAAAGAATCTGGCTGTGAAGCTGGGAATTCCGCAAGAGGAAGTTCTTTCGATCGGTAATTATTTTAATGATATTTCTATGCTTACATACGCGGGTATGGGCGTTGCGATGGATAATTCTCCTGTAGAGGTCAAAGCGGCAGCGAATGCTGTAACGGGGTCAAACAACGAGCATGGTGTGCGAGATGCGCTGGTTAAATATTGTTTATCCTAATTCTTTTGGATTTGTAAATTAAGTTTAGATGCAGAGCATAAAGCGGTCTGGAGTCTGCTTTATGCTTTTTTTGTTGAAGGAAATAAAGAAATACATAACAGAAATGATTCTATTCAAAAAATAACCCGCCGGTGCCTGAAATTACGCCTAAGGGTATGATATCAACAGGAACTAATATTGATAGCTTCGTGGAATCCACGATTTCAGATTCCTTACCTTTGTTCTATCTGCCAAGATAACTTTTATAAATACTACTTGACAAATATCCTCCGTATCTATTAATTCTTCTATCAACGTAACTTGGGATGTAACATACGTGTAGTTATATTCGTGTTTCCTTTTTGATTTAAGTCTACCTCTTTATTATTTTCATTAGAATATGGCATAAAGTTGTTATGGGTTATTCTTTCTTGATGGCGAAGTGCAAACATTTGTGTGGCTTTAGAGAATTGGATCGAAAAGACATCTGGGAAGAAACTTTTTTATTTAAAATGTGACCCAACGCATAATCACTTTATTTAGATCGTCTAAATTTAAGGTATTCATTTTTTTTCAAACTTTCATAATTTGATTCAAATCCTCTTTTTTGTTTGGCAGTCATTATAAAATATGGTTGTTGATAAACATTATCAATCAAACATGGGAGGTTAAAGAAATGAGTACACAATTCAAAAAAATCGCCGAGGATACTTACTGGATAGGCAAAATCGATAACCGCCAGGTTCCATTTCACCGCCTGATTTTGGCAAAAGGAACTACCTATAATTCCTATTTATTAAAAACAGGTAAGCCGACTGTCATTGATACCGTAGATATGGAATTTGGACGTGAATATGCCGAGTGCCTGGGTGAAATGATAGATCTTCTAGATATTCATTACATTGTAATTAACCATACAGAGCCTGATCACTCTGGTGGACTGGCAGCTCTCGCCGCCAAGGCTGCAAATGCCACGATCGTATGCACCGAGATTGCTGTTCCCGAATTGCAGGAAATGTACAAGCTTCATAGCCGGAACTTCCTGGTGGTTAAAGACGGAGACAAGCTGGATATTGGTGGGAAAACGCTACTGTTTAAAGAAACACCGTATCTTCATACCGCTGAAACGATGATAACCTATTGTATCGAAGATCAAATCTTATTTCCTTGCGATATTTTCAGCACGCATGTTGCGGTCGAGAATCTATTCAGCGATGAAGCGGGGTTTGATATTACGAAGGATTTCCAGGGCTATTACGCAGCTATTATTCATCCTCATAGAAGATATGTAAGAACACTGTTAGAGGCTGTTAAGGATCTTGAGATCCGGATGATCGCTCCTTCCCATGGGTTTGTGATCCGGGAGGACATACGTAAATATATCGAGATATACGCCACATTGAGCCGCGAAACGACGCAAGGAAAAAAGGCAACCATCGTATATACCACCATCAAAAACAGTACCAAGAAGATGGCGAAAATTATACAGGATTGCTTGCAGGAAAATAATATTGAGACAGAGGTCTGGGATGCAGATAAAAGCAGTGCCACCGATATTCTGAACAGCATAACGTCAGCAGACGCGGTCTTTATTGGCAGCTCCACTAAATACGCGGACATGATTGGGAACCTGGAGAACATTCTGAAAGAATTGCACAATATGAATCTGGAAGGCAAACTTGCTGCAGCTTTTGGCTCCTACGGTTGGAGTGGTGAAGCCATTGAAGTCATTCAGGATTATCTGAACGGAACAAACATGACGGTGCAAAGCACATCTGAGGTTATTAAATCCACGGGGATGACACATGTAGAGTTCCCTGTAAGAATCAGGTTTTCCCCAAAAGAGCCTGAGAAAGTTCAAAAAATTAAAAATGCGGCTGAATTTGTTTCGGATTTGCTGCTGAGTTCATTTTAGGGAGGAGGAACATAGGATGACGAAACATTACGTTATTGTTGGCGGCGGAGTAGCCGCCGTCCATGCCGCTAAAGCCATCCGTGATCAAGATGCAGAATCGGAAATTTCGATCCTCGGGGAGGAAAACCAACTGCCCTATAACCGGATTAAGCTGACCAAAGGGCTGTTTACCGACCTACACAGTGAGAAGGTGCTGATCAAGAAGGAAAAATGGTACCGTGATAACCGTATATCCGTAAAAACCTCGACCCGAATCAGTTCTGTCCACCCGGACCGGCAAATTGTTGTGACAGAAGATGGGCAGAGTGTTTCTTATCATAAGCTCCTATTGTGCATGGGAGCGAAGAATCGTGCGCTTTCCCTCGAGGGCTCCGGCCTGAACAATGTTCATACCCTCCGGGATATGACCGACGCGGACAGATTGAAAGAAAACCTGCAGGATGGCAGCCATGTAGTAGTAATCGGTGGGGGAGTGCAGGGAATCGAAACCGCTTGGGCGTTGTATGAAGCTGGATATCAGGTAACGGTGATCGAAGCCTTTCACCGGCTGATGGGCAGACAACTTGATGAGAAATCCTCACAGCTACTTAAGGACAACCTTGAACAAGCAGGTGTGAAGGTTATTCTTCAAGCAGGTGTGGCGTCTATTACAGGAACAGAGTTTGTTACCGGAATTACGCTGGTCGACCAATCTCATTTTTCCTGTGACCATGTAGTCTACTCCATTGGTATTGTACCGAATACGGAACTGCTAAGTGGCTCGAATATTCAAGTCCGGCAGGGCATTATCGTAAATGAGCAAATGCAAACAAATGATCCGCATGTGTACGCGGCCGGAGATGTTGCTGAAATTAACGGGCATGTGGAAGGACTGTGGGGCGGAGCGATCGAACAGGGCCGGATTGCTGGCAGTAATATGGTCGCCAATCTGACTGCGTATCGTAGAGCTATTCCGGTTACCTTGTTTAACGCTTTTGGAGTCTCTTTATTTTCGATAGGCAACGTTGATGAACGGTATTGCGATACGGCGGTGAGCGGAGAAGAAAATGGGTCGTATACGCGTATCTATGTGAAAGATAACACAATGATCGGTGCGATATCCTGGCAAAGTGCAGCTGCTTCTCTAGGATATAAAACCGCTGTGGAGCAATGTATCCCCCTTACGGGGATTGATGTTAACGGGAGTAGTATTGTGGAAATTATGGCTGAAGTACAAACCAGATTGAACTAAACTACCAACTTTATAGGAGATGACAAAGATGAAAAAATATATCTGTCTACCATGTGGCTATATCTATGATCCGGCAGTAGGCGATCCCGATGAGGATGTTGTTGCAGGCACTGCATTTGAAGACTTGCCTGAAGATTGGGTTTGTCCGGTATGCGGTGAAGATACCAGCCATTTCGCGCCGGTTGAGGACAAAAAACCTTCTGCATCCTAAAGGGAAGTAGGAGTTGTACAATAAAAGAACAATAGGGGGACATTTATGAAGGAGTATTCTTGCCAATACGCTGCTGAACCTTGTACCCGCAAGGTGCCGATTTTTGCTGCGTTGAGCGATGACGATCTCTCCCGGATCAGCGCCATGATCAAGCATCGTAAGTTCACTAAAGGACAACCGTTAATTCTGGAAGGGGCGCCGTCAGATACGCTGTACATCATTCAGCGAGGGCATGTTAAATTATCCAAAACAACTCCCGAGGGCAAGGAACAAATTTTGCACATCTTGATGAACGGCGATTTTTTCGGGGAACTGAGCATTTTTAACAGCGATGAGCTGAGCAACTTCAGTGCTTATGCTCTAAAAGACACTAACATTTGCATGCTGACCCGAACGGATATGGAGCAGCTGATGACGGAAAATCCGGATATTTCGCTCAGGCTACTGAAGAGTGTGACCAAAAGACTAGCCCATACAGAAAATCTGGCGCAAAGCCTGGCGACCAAAGATCCCGAAATACGAATTGCTTATATGATCATGGAACTCAGCGACAAATATGGTAAGCAACGTGGCGCTCATATTCATATTGACCTTCCGTTGTCTCGTGAAGAACTGGCCAGTTATGTTGGGGTCACCCGCGAAACCATTAGCAGGAAATTCTCAAGGTTTGAAGATTCAGGCCTTATTGAGCTAATTGGGAATAAGCAAATGCTCATTATAGATCCAGCCGGTTTGGAGAGTTATATGGGGTATTAAGATAGTATTTAAATAATCAAAAAAATAAAAAGCGGCATTTCTACCCTAGTTTACGGTAGGGAAATGCCGCTTTTTATCTGGAACAATTTAAGTCGCAATTATTTCAAGAACCTGTCATGAACAGCAACACGATTCCATGAGTGGTTTGAATTCTAGCCCGATTGTTACCGAATATACCCTAAAGAAAACACAAGCTCACTCATAGAAACTCCATATTGCAAGCGCTTTATTGTAGGTAGAATGAGGTTAGATTCAATCACTATTCGAGGAAATGGAGGAAAGCTGATGCCACATATTGAGATTAGGATGTACGAAGGTCGAACGAGTGAGCAGAAGGAGGAGATAGTCACTGTATTCACGCGGGAGTTATCCCGAATTATTGAACGGGAGGAACGATTTATTACCATCGAATTTCAAGAAATCCCCTTAGATGAGAATGCTCCGGCGAACCTGCTGAAAACAGGACCTGTAGGAAACGGTAATGAAGGCTAAGTTAACCGGGGTTGACCTTATTAACTACAAAGCCGATACGAAAAGGTCCCTGCTTTCAAACATGTGGAAATTCAGAGCACTCTATGTGATCGCGATTCCCGGGATCTTGTACTTTATCATTTTCAAGTACTTGCCGTTGGCCGGTTCAGTTATTGCGTTTCAGAACTACAACATTTTTAAGGGCTTTACAGGCAGTGAATGGGTGGGACTTGAGCACTTTAGGACCATGTTTCAATATCAGGATTTCGGAAGAATCTTAAGCAATACGATTCTGCTAGGCTTGTATGATCTCATATTCGCCTTCCCGGCTCCGATATTGCTTGCGCTCCTGTTGAATGAAATACGGCTTGTATTTTACAAACGGTTTTTGCAAACGGTGGTTTATATGCCCCATTTCCTGTCCTGGGTAATTGTCAGCGGCATCGCCTTGGGCATCCTCTCCCCAGGAACAGGGATTGTGAATCAGGTTTTACAAACCCTCGGCTTTGAACCAATTTATTTTCTTGGTGAAAATTCATACATTCGCACGATTTTGATCAGTTCCGGCATTTGGAGGGATTCTGGGTACGGTACGATCATTTATCTGGCCGCGTTGGCAGGAATAAATCCAGATCTGTATGAGGCTGCTGAAGTGGACGGAGCCGGGCGCTGGAAACAAACCTTAGCCATTACGCTGCCGTCTCTGATTCCGACGATTATGATTTTGTTCCTTCTCCATATCGGGAGATTTCTTGATCTTGGCTTCGAGCGGGTATGGGTATTCCTGAACGCGCTTAATACCGGGAACGGGGAGATTCTGGACACTTATATCTATAAGGCGGGGCTGCTGTCTCAGCAATACAGTTATACAACAGCAGTGGGGCTATTCAAGTCGGTAGTTGGACTCATTTTGGTGCTCATCGGCAACATTATGAGCAAAAAAACAACCGGTGAATCGCTGTATTAATCGCTCTTTATGGAGGTAGGGATGATGAGAGTACGCTATACTCGCGGCCAGAATCTATTTAATGTGTGCAACCTTTTGTTTCTGACCGCTCTCGCTTTGGCTATGTTTCTGCCGTTTCTGAATGTGATTGCCCAGTCCTTTAGCAGCTCTGAAGCAATTATTAATGGCAGGGTAGGCTTGCTGCCAAAGGACTTTACAGCGATCAATTATCAGTACGTTTTCAGCGATCATTCCATTTGGCGGGCGTTCGGTGTCTCCGTCTATATTACGATACTGGGCACCGCCATCAATCTGATTGCAACAGCGGCTCTCGCTTATCCGGTGTCGCGGCCGGAATTCGTAGGACGCAAATACATCGTCATGATGGTATTGTTCACGATGGTATTCAGCGCCCCTCTTATTCCGAACTTTATCCTGATCAAGAATTTGGGGCTTATGAACTCCTTGTGGGCACTCATGATTCCGGGCGCCATCAGCGCGTTTAACTTTTTCGTGATGAGAAGCTTCTTCATGCAGCTCCCTCAGGAGCTGATAGATTCCTCCCGGATCGACGGGTGTGGTGAGCTGCGGATCATCGTCAATATGGTACTGCCATTGTCCAAACCGGTAATGGCCTCATTGGGGATTTTCTATGCCGTCGGGCACTGGAATACGTACATGAGTGCTCTGTATTATATCAACAAGCCGTCCTTATGGCCTCTGCAGGTGATGTTGAAGAAGCTCTTCGAGACGGACGATATCAGCATTGACCCGGCTTCCTCAGTTTATAGTTCTCTGGCTCACACATCACCTGAGGGCATCAAAATGGCTGTTATCATTGTCGCTACTATTCCGATTATCATGATTTATCCGTTTCTTCAACGCCATTTCGTTAAAGGAATGATGGTCGGATCCGTCAAATCCTGATCTATCATATTATGGTAGAATAGGAACGCGTTAAGCGAGACGAATCGGAAGGTGGTATCCATGGATGAGATGTGTATTAATCGTAGACGACGAGCCCATGATTCGAAAGGGACTTTCTATCATGATCCAGCAATGCGGCGAGCATCCGTATAACATTAAGCTGGCCCAGAATGGCGAAGAGGCAATCCAGCTCATAATGGAGGAACAGCCGGATTTTCTTTTTACAGATATCCGTATGCCCAAGGTAAACGGACTAGAGCTGTGCCGGCGGCTGTCGGAGATGGAGACGGATATTCAGACTGTCGTCATCTCTGGTTATGGGGATTTTGAATACGCCCGCCAATGCGTGTCTTATGGAGTGAAAGAATATCTCCTGAAGCCCGTGAGCAAAGGGAACCTTCAAAATGTAATCGCCAAACTGGAAGCGAATAGAGAGAAGCTGGAGAGTTTTGTCTCTGTCGCTAAACTCGATGAATGGATCGTGCGTATGGATGATGCCATCTGGACCTTGGATGAAGAGAGGCTTTACCTTGTACTGAAGGAGTGGGAAACCGACTTTCTCCAGCGCAAGATGAGCCGAAGTCAGCAAAAAGAGCTTCTGGAAGAGGGCTACGCCTTACTTGTGAAGAAGCTCCATGTCAATTCGGTCACACCCGGTAAAAGCGTGTTAGACTTGTCCGCAGCAGCAGGACCTGAGCAGTTATTCCACTGCTTCGCAGAAGCGTCGGCAGCTATACTCGAAGAGCTTCGTAGAAAGCGCAAGGGCAAAGCAAAGGACCCGATAGAGGAAGCTAAAGCATTCATCGAAAAACATCTCGCCCAGGAAGTATCGCTGGAAGAGGTGGCGGAAGTGCTTGGTCTAAATGCCTCTTACTTCAGTCAGATGTTTAAGCACTCGACGGGAGAGACCTTTGTACATTATCGCATTAAATGCAGGATGGAGAAGGCCAAAAGATTGCTTGCCGATGCAAGCTATCGGATCACTGATATTTCCTATGAGGTCGGGTATGCAGACCATCCTCATTTTACGAAGACGTTCAAAAAGTTCACCGGGCTGGCTCCTTCCGAGTATCGCAACCAGCTGGGGATAGATTGATGAGAAAGAGTCTGTCGAACAAGCTGTTTGCCTCCTTTCTGACCGTCATTCTTCTATCCTTGTCCATGGTTGGATTTATCTCCTATTTTCAGGCTTCGGCTGAGCTTGATAAGTCTTCGGAGAAGTCTATTGCCCAAGTCATCAGAAGTGCGTCTTATCAAACGGACCTGTATTTGCAAAATTATGAAAAGGCTAGCGATTCCATCCTGTCCTACAATCAAGTCAAAGAGTTCTTGGACATGGACCCGGAGGACAGCTTCTCCTACTATCAATATACGAATGACATACAGAAGTATTTGTTTCGATCTTTGTTTATTCTGTATCCCCAGATTAATCTGATGTACGTCATCGGTGAACACGGTAAGGCCATTAGCGATGATAACTCATATCAAGCGCATAGCCTGCAGTTTCATCCCCAGGAACGCTACCGTTTCTTAAGCGAACATACGCCGGAGAGCGGCCGCATCACCATTCTCAACACGAATGTGATGAATGAAGGGGATAGGAACATTATTACGATGGTCCGCCGAAATAGAGGGGTCTCTTCCTATCGTCCTAAAGGTATAGTGGCCATTGAATTCAAGGCAGAGGATCTGGCCCGCATATGGGAACCTCTTGATCTCGGACAGGGCGAGTCCTACTTTATCATGGACGAATTCGGCAAACTCCTCTATCGGGCGGAAGGGAATAAGAACCACCCTGGGTTATCTGCTGAGCACATTCAGAACGTATTTCAACACCCAAATGACTCTGTCGTGGAAAAGGTAGACGGGAAAGAGTATTTGTTCGTGTCGAGAAAATCCGAATATTCTAAATGGCAGCTTGTAGTATCCATACCAGTTGGTGAGCTGCGCAAGCCTATTTCTACCATTCGTACGACCACGCTGGTGGTGGGAGTTCTCACGCTTGTCGGCACACTGTTGCTTGCCACCTGGTTCGGACGATCCATCACGAAGCCCATCCTGATTCTTAAGGAGGGCATGAGGGAGACGGAAAAAGGCAAGTGGCGCAGGCTTGAGATGAACGGCCGTCAGGATGAGCTGGGGGGATTGATGCGCAGTTACAATCTCATGGTGACCCGGCTGTCCGAAATGATTGAGCGGGTATACGAAGCGGAGCTCACAACCCAGAAGGAGGCTCTGGAGCGTCATCAGGCTGAATTCCAAGCACTCCAGCTACAGATAAATCCGCACTATCTATATAACACATTAGAGACTATTAAATGCTACGCGGTCGTTCAGGATTCGGATGAAATCACAGAAATAGTGGAGGCCATGGCATTCATGCTTCGCTACTCCATCCAAACCAATCTGGAGGAAATTACGATTGCCAATGAGCTTAATCATGTACTGAGCTACATGACGATTCTCAAGCACCGGATCGGCAGAGAGTTCGAAATTGACGTTGTGATTCCGCCGACGCTGCTACTGGCTAAGATGGTCAGGCTGACACTTCAGCCCTTGATCGAAAATATTTTTCAGCATGCGTTTCCCGAGGGAATTGAAGATAAGCACTATATTCGAATCGACGCCAGAATAGAGGAAGACCGGTTTCTAGTTCTTGTAGAGGATAACGGCGCAGGGATGTCCCGCGAACGGCTTGATAAACTTCGTGAGAAGCTGAATCTAAATCAGCTGGCGGATACGGAAGGAGACTCCCTCTATCATAGAGGTGGAATCGGGCTCATGAACGTGCACCGGAGAATTCAAATGGTGTTCGGTGAACAATACGGGTTAAGCGTCGAAAGCGTGGAGAATGAGGGAACTCGGCTGATCTTATCCATGCCTGCGGAGTGAGAAAATAGATGATTTCAGAAACAACTACTACTAGGAGGAAATTTGCAATGAAAATTGACTTGACTGGTAAAATTTCGCTTGTTACAGGGTCCAATGCAGGGATAGGCCGACAAATCCTGGAGACTTTGGCTGCTTCCGGCGCCAAAGTGGCCGTAAACTATTTGTTCGGTTCTTCGGAGGAGACGGTCGACGCGATCCGTCAGGCTGGAGGAGAAGCTTATGCTTTTCAGGCAGACGTAACAAGTCCTGCCCAATTGGACAATATGGTGAAGGAAATAGAAGAGCATTTTGGCGGGACCATCGATATCCTCGTCAACAATGCGGGCGGTATGATCAATCGGGTCCCCAATACTGAAATGAACGAAGAACATTACAACAAGGTGATGGACGTCAATTTTAAATCATGCGTGTTTGCCTGCAAAGCCGTAGCAGCGGGAATGATTGCCAAGAAAAGCGGTAAAATCATCAATGTATCTTCCCTTGCGGCCCATGACGGCGGCGGACCAGGAGCTTCCATTTATGCAGCGGGCAAAGCTGCGGTATGGTCTTATACCAAGGGACTTGCCAAAGAGCTGAGTCCTCACGGAATTAATGTAAACGCTATCTCTCCTGGATTTATCGGTCAGACCGCTTTCCATGCTACCTTTACCGCGGATGCGGCAAGACAGGCGACGATTGCGAAGATTCCGCTGGGCCGGGAAGGTGCTCCACAGGATGTGAGCAACGTAGCACTCTTCCTCGCTTCAGAGATGTCGGATTATCTGACAGGCGAAATTATTGAAATTAACGGAGGCTTGTTCATGCGATGATGAACCTTAAGGAGAAAGCTGATACTTTTTCCTGGGTTGGTCTTGAGGTGGATAAATTGAAAATGGAGCTGGATTCCTTCCGGAGAGAAGAGATTCTGCTCCCGACAGAACCCGGCGGTTGGTGGCACCAATATGTATGTCCCCAGCATCATACTGAGCTAATCTTCGATGCTATGGAGCGAGATGCGTTTGTCTTTTCTTGCCCGAAGGGCTGCAAGCTGGAAGGTGAACCCTACCGGGGAGCATGGCTGGTATACCGGCATCAGGCGATGGCGCGATACGCCCTGCAAGCTGCCGCGGTATTCGCCGCAGACGGAGAAGACTTCAATAGTAGCTTAGCCCAGAAGATTCTTGTCGGTTATGCAGAGCAGTTCCCATTGTATCCGGTTCATCCCGATGCCCAACCCTGGATGCTTAGTGGCCGTGCTTTTCATCAGGCGCTGACGGAGGCTATCTGGTCCACCACGCTTATTCGGGCCTATCTGCTTCTTGTGGATCATGGAGTAACGTTCACTGAGGAGGAAGAGTTGAAGCTGCAAGTGTTCTTCACGATGCTAGAGGAGAGTATGGAGCAATACCGCCACATCCTCATTTACGAGAAGAAGAATGCAGAGAACAATTATACTGCATGGCTGAACGCTAGCCTGGCTTGTGTATATGCTGCCAAAGGCACCAGAGAAAAGCTTGCTTCTTTGCTGGAGGGAGAAGGTGGATTCTATCATCATCTGTCCATTGGCGTTAAGCCAGATGGCTTTGAATTTGAAGGCAGCACGTACTACCATATTTTTGTATTGCGGGCTTATCTCATAGCAGCCGAGATGGCTGGGCGCTTCGGGGTTGACCTCTATGTTGCCAAAGGAGATCAGGGACAATCCACCCGTGGCATGTTTCAGTTACTGGTAGAGCTTAGCGGCGATAATGGGGAGCTTCCAGCCGTGCATGATGGTCCTTATGCGCGCGTTCCTTTCGCACGAGAAATTGCTGAAGTGTTTGAAATAGGAGGTGCGGTTTACAAAGATCCGAGCCTCCAGCCAATACTGGCGAATGCTTATAGGTATCTATACGGGCAGGGAGTACGGACTGGTCTGGAGGCGGTGCTGTATGGAGTAGGTGAGAGTAAGGAGCTTCAGTCCACTTACATGGTGAGGGACTCTGTCCTACTGCCGGATTCTGGATTCGCCGTGCTCCGCCACCCGGGCAATCCGCTGTCCGTTCTGGCAGATTTCGGAGAGCATGGCGGATCACATGGGCATTTTGACAAGCTTCATATCACGATTATGCACCGATGGGGGGAGGTTGCTCCTGAGCTGGGCATGGTTCCTTATGGATCTGTTTTGCGCAAGGAATGGTATTCCGAAACCGCGAGCCATAACACGGTTACCATCGGAGGTCGCTCCCAAGCTCCACATACCGGAAGCTGCAGGCAATTCCGCCAGGAAGGCAACGCTACGTACTTATGGATTCGCTCGGACGGCGTCTATGAAGGAGCTGTTCTGGACCGGCATCTTGTATTGGCCGACAGTTGGTTGCTGGATTGGTTTCATGTTGAGCAGATGACGGAGCGGGATCAGGAAGTAGACTTATGGTTTCATCCGACGGGACATTTGGTGTTACCGGTGGACCCTCACCGCGTTCGGACGGACTCTCCGACAGTCCTCGGACTGGAAGCGGGCTATGGCTCAGTAGAGGTACTGTCCGAAATGAAAAATGAGACGGACTGTACGTTAAATGCGGAGTGGAATATTCGTTATGATGGAGTGAGCACCGACCGGATATATGAAGTATCCACAAGTACTCTACTGGCGCCCGGCTCCATTATGCATGAAATCCGCACACCGGGTAATGCCGAAGACCCGAGTAGATTGCTACGAGGCATTATGCTTCGGCATATAGGCCCGTCGGTTGATTTTATTACGGTTTATCGGGACGGTCACGAACCTGCTGTACTGAAGCTAGTGAGTCAGGTGGGCGAACCGCCCCGAATCCAAATAGCAACAACTGGGCAACGAGTTGTCTATTGCCTTGACCCTAAAGCGGGACTGATTCAGGAAGAGTCCCGGAATACGGAGGAGTAGAGATGTTAGAACCTTTATTTCAACCTACCAGCGGCGTACTCGACCTGTCATATGGGCCAGATGAACATTCAGATGTTGGAGAGAACCCTCCGCGGTTTACTTGGATGCCTGCATGTCTGGAAGAGAGTATGTATGAGCTGCAGATCTCCTCAAACACTGAATTTGAGTCTGAAGGCATCTTGACCTACAGTCGAATTCCCTATAATTTGTTTACCCCGGATAAGCCATTGGCGCCTGGTTCGTATTATTGGCGATACAGTCTTATCGGGGAGAATGATATCCGTTCCGAATGGAGTAAAGTAAGAGCTTTTGTGGTGGAGGATGACTTGCCGTTGACACCTCTGCCCTCCCGAACAGAACGATATTCAGCTGCTTCCGCCAACCATCCGCGGCTTTGGCTTCAAGCGGAACAACTTCCGTCTTACCGGGAAGTTGTCCGCCAAGACCCAATCTCAACTGGCTGGGATGACTTCCTGAAGTATTCCGTTCTACCCTGGACAGAGCGCGATCTAATTCCCGAGCCTGCACCGTATCCAGATAATAAGCGTGTCGCCAAACTATGGCGGCAGATGTATATGGACTGCCAGGAAGTTTTCTATGCTGTCCGACATCTTGCTATAGCTGGAGTTGTATTGGAGGACGAGGCGCTTATCGCCAAAGCTAGAGAGTGGCTGCTTCATGCTGCAAGCTGGAATACGGACGGTACCACCAGCCGGGATTACAATGATGAATGCTCTTTTCGCATAGCCGGAGCGTTGGCATGGGGCTATGATTGGCTTCACGGCTCTCTGACGGAAGAAGAACGTCTTAAGGTAAGGCAGGCGCTACTGCGAAGAACCGGGCAGATCGCTTTCCATGTCATCGAACGTTCCCGAATCCATCAAGTTCCTTATGACAGCCATGCTATCCGCTCTTTATCCTCTGTGCTCGTTCCCTGTTGTATTTCCATGTTGGGCGAGGAGG
The window above is part of the Paenibacillus sp. FSL K6-0276 genome. Proteins encoded here:
- a CDS encoding FprA family A-type flavoprotein translates to MSTQFKKIAEDTYWIGKIDNRQVPFHRLILAKGTTYNSYLLKTGKPTVIDTVDMEFGREYAECLGEMIDLLDIHYIVINHTEPDHSGGLAALAAKAANATIVCTEIAVPELQEMYKLHSRNFLVVKDGDKLDIGGKTLLFKETPYLHTAETMITYCIEDQILFPCDIFSTHVAVENLFSDEAGFDITKDFQGYYAAIIHPHRRYVRTLLEAVKDLEIRMIAPSHGFVIREDIRKYIEIYATLSRETTQGKKATIVYTTIKNSTKKMAKIIQDCLQENNIETEVWDADKSSATDILNSITSADAVFIGSSTKYADMIGNLENILKELHNMNLEGKLAAAFGSYGWSGEAIEVIQDYLNGTNMTVQSTSEVIKSTGMTHVEFPVRIRFSPKEPEKVQKIKNAAEFVSDLLLSSF
- the rd gene encoding rubredoxin, which codes for MKKYICLPCGYIYDPAVGDPDEDVVAGTAFEDLPEDWVCPVCGEDTSHFAPVEDKKPSAS
- a CDS encoding FAD-dependent oxidoreductase, with protein sequence MTKHYVIVGGGVAAVHAAKAIRDQDAESEISILGEENQLPYNRIKLTKGLFTDLHSEKVLIKKEKWYRDNRISVKTSTRISSVHPDRQIVVTEDGQSVSYHKLLLCMGAKNRALSLEGSGLNNVHTLRDMTDADRLKENLQDGSHVVVIGGGVQGIETAWALYEAGYQVTVIEAFHRLMGRQLDEKSSQLLKDNLEQAGVKVILQAGVASITGTEFVTGITLVDQSHFSCDHVVYSIGIVPNTELLSGSNIQVRQGIIVNEQMQTNDPHVYAAGDVAEINGHVEGLWGGAIEQGRIAGSNMVANLTAYRRAIPVTLFNAFGVSLFSIGNVDERYCDTAVSGEENGSYTRIYVKDNTMIGAISWQSAAASLGYKTAVEQCIPLTGIDVNGSSIVEIMAEVQTRLN
- a CDS encoding Crp/Fnr family transcriptional regulator, with protein sequence MKEYSCQYAAEPCTRKVPIFAALSDDDLSRISAMIKHRKFTKGQPLILEGAPSDTLYIIQRGHVKLSKTTPEGKEQILHILMNGDFFGELSIFNSDELSNFSAYALKDTNICMLTRTDMEQLMTENPDISLRLLKSVTKRLAHTENLAQSLATKDPEIRIAYMIMELSDKYGKQRGAHIHIDLPLSREELASYVGVTRETISRKFSRFEDSGLIELIGNKQMLIIDPAGLESYMGY
- a CDS encoding ABC transporter permease subunit, whose protein sequence is MWKFRALYVIAIPGILYFIIFKYLPLAGSVIAFQNYNIFKGFTGSEWVGLEHFRTMFQYQDFGRILSNTILLGLYDLIFAFPAPILLALLLNEIRLVFYKRFLQTVVYMPHFLSWVIVSGIALGILSPGTGIVNQVLQTLGFEPIYFLGENSYIRTILISSGIWRDSGYGTIIYLAALAGINPDLYEAAEVDGAGRWKQTLAITLPSLIPTIMILFLLHIGRFLDLGFERVWVFLNALNTGNGEILDTYIYKAGLLSQQYSYTTAVGLFKSVVGLILVLIGNIMSKKTTGESLY
- a CDS encoding Cof-type HAD-IIB family hydrolase, whose amino-acid sequence is MRYKLIALDVDGTLLNDDHHLSSENKEAIAEVTRLGGQIVLCTGRSPQNSIPFMEEMGLSGYVLGHNGAATVRVKDREVLHQYGMDARGLDPYIDYCRKHNIHYDVNTAFDMYVDNVENLTKEANYMYEHFRIVPATLPAWEDFREPVVKFTVFTQPEILDEAEREWRNWTPEYNILRSGEFFVDLMHPESSKGNALKNLAVKLGIPQEEVLSIGNYFNDISMLTYAGMGVAMDNSPVEVKAAANAVTGSNNEHGVRDALVKYCLS
- a CDS encoding tautomerase family protein, with translation MPHIEIRMYEGRTSEQKEEIVTVFTRELSRIIEREERFITIEFQEIPLDENAPANLLKTGPVGNGNEG